One stretch of Pandoraea oxalativorans DNA includes these proteins:
- the repC gene encoding replication protein C, IncQ-type yields MLRRTRSSRMRLCTFPGYSAAWHPVSDNATKLDVLHQLGEVSVRCIGFEPLDAVDLRVLQGVVSIVPSELASVRPLLRDGRTHKSSLMLAGTQMTERVLGARFNLAALARSSGFDQGGSAYQKIRASLQRLSNVSVVLKRENQQCSCHLVGSYVLDQHTGELVMSLSPLLSAAVLARRGYLRINMSEVRLLKKEVALLLHNRLHWINQGTARHATLDTLILYAYPDAQTGTALRKRRKAVRDSLGELRRIGWSVTETSTGKFRISGPLRSVADRPQTAPVSTSNW; encoded by the coding sequence ATGCTCCGACGTACGCGAAGCTCGCGCATGCGATTGTGCACATTCCCGGGCTATTCCGCAGCCTGGCACCCGGTGAGCGACAACGCCACCAAGCTCGACGTCTTACATCAGCTTGGCGAGGTGTCAGTCAGGTGCATCGGCTTTGAGCCCCTCGACGCTGTCGACCTACGAGTCTTGCAGGGCGTAGTTTCGATTGTCCCGTCTGAACTGGCGAGCGTTCGCCCTCTTCTTCGTGATGGCCGGACCCATAAGTCGTCGCTGATGCTAGCGGGCACCCAAATGACCGAGCGAGTGCTAGGTGCTCGCTTCAACCTTGCGGCACTGGCCCGTTCGTCAGGGTTCGACCAAGGAGGAAGTGCTTACCAAAAGATTCGAGCCTCACTCCAACGCCTTTCAAATGTCTCTGTTGTTCTGAAACGCGAGAACCAGCAGTGCTCGTGTCATCTGGTCGGCAGTTACGTGTTGGACCAACACACTGGCGAGCTCGTCATGTCGCTAAGTCCGCTACTCTCAGCGGCCGTCCTCGCAAGGCGAGGGTATTTGCGAATCAACATGAGTGAGGTGCGTCTGCTGAAGAAGGAGGTTGCGCTCCTGCTCCACAACCGCCTTCACTGGATAAACCAAGGCACTGCGCGCCACGCAACACTGGACACGCTCATTTTGTATGCGTACCCGGATGCCCAAACCGGCACGGCACTACGAAAGCGCAGGAAGGCGGTGCGCGATTCCCTCGGAGAACTTCGACGCATCGGCTGGTCTGTAACCGAGACATCGACTGGAAAATTTCGCATCAGCGGCCCCCTCCGCTCCGTAGCCGACCGCCCGCAAACTGCACCGGTCAGTACGTCAAATTGGTAA
- a CDS encoding helix-turn-helix transcriptional regulator, whose protein sequence is MNTADSLLRLPEVLAIIPVSRATWYEGIKSGRFPAQVKLGPRIAAWRRSDIDRLLAFLASGDAA, encoded by the coding sequence ATGAACACTGCAGACTCGCTGCTGCGACTGCCCGAAGTACTCGCCATCATCCCCGTTTCGCGTGCGACATGGTACGAAGGCATCAAGTCTGGCCGCTTCCCAGCCCAAGTGAAACTCGGCCCCCGCATCGCTGCCTGGCGCCGTAGCGATATCGACCGCCTGCTCGCATTCCTCGCCAGCGGAGATGCCGCATGA